The window TTAGGTACACACTTCTTTTAAATCGTCGTTTTTGACACATGAATTTCTTCTAACTGTCAACCTTTTCTTATACATTATCATAACCACTTTAAACGATCGCCTAATCGTTTATAAACTTCTTCGATAATGGAAAAAACTATGGAAGTTCATTTTCTTACAATCATTTCCATCATCACCCACCAAAGTGCTTGGAAACATCCACGAGCTAAAAGCTACCTAAAGACACTGATACATATTATTATGTCCCATATGATGCGGCGCAGGAAGTTGATGCTGCGCATGATACATCCTCTGGTCATAACACTGCTGATACTGCATCGGTGGACTAACACTCTGATCGCTATAACAATCGTACTCCTGCCATTCGGGCACGAATCTTTCTTGAGGATAAGGAAAGACAGTATGCGACGGTCCAAGCCGCTTCTGCGCGGCTACAGCACAGCTTCCGGTCGAGGAGGTGATCATGTTTCCATTCTCACTGATACTGACCGTCACGTTACCCACGTTCACTGTGATTTCGCCTGCTTCGGAATTCCCCAACGTCTGTGACAGCGCCCAAATATAGTTGTGGGCGAAACGGAGGGTTTCGATTTTCGTGAGCTTCGTGTCTTCCGGAAAGGTCGGCAACGCCATCCGGAGACGTTCCAACGCGTCGTTCAATGTGTGCATCCTGTGCCGCTCTCGATCATTCGCCTTTATTCGACGGTTCCTTTTCAGCCTGAGCACCTGCGGACGAATCAATGGTTCCTTGTGATCATTTAGCCTCCTCTTTTTGTCTTCCGGCTTTTTGAAGAATTCTCTTTACTCGATTTCTTTGCGATGGGTGAACGTTCTTTTAGATAAGGGAAGTTGGGCTGAGCAATGGTAGATACATCCGCTTACCTGTGTGGGACTCTTGCACCGTGTGTTTCgggttttctttcgttttccttcTTTGGCTGGTGGAAACAGGGTGTCTGACTGGACCTCGTGTTTTGGCGATTCGAAGCTGACGTCAAAACCGGAATCCGAGGAACTTGAGAGCTCGTCGAAGCCGCCTTCGCTGCAGAATGAGTACTCCGAGGACA is drawn from Bombus terrestris chromosome 12, iyBomTerr1.2, whole genome shotgun sequence and contains these coding sequences:
- the LOC100646311 gene encoding neurogenin-1, whose amino-acid sequence is MSSEYSFCSEGGFDELSSSSDSGFDVSFESPKHEVQSDTLFPPAKEGKRKKTRNTRCKSPTQVLRLKRNRRIKANDRERHRMHTLNDALERLRMALPTFPEDTKLTKIETLRFAHNYIWALSQTLGNSEAGEITVNVGNVTVSISENGNMITSSTGSCAVAAQKRLGPSHTVFPYPQERFVPEWQEYDCYSDQSVSPPMQYQQCYDQRMYHAQHQLPAPHHMGHNNMYQCL